TCTTTTAAACCCCTTAATCAAAAAAATAGCAATCCCTGACCCTAAAACCGCTCCGTATGGCAGAGAAGCGAAAAAAGCCCTTGAAAAATCAGGAATATACCAAAAGGTAAGGTACAAACTTGTATATGGAGAGAGCGTAGGTCAGGCAACCCAGTATATATACAAAGGTTTAGTTGATGTTGGCTTTACAGCAAAATCAGTAGTTTTTTCTCCACAAATGAGAAACAAAGGTATTTGGGTAGAAATTGATAAATCTTTATACTCCCCTATAAAACAGGGGGCTGTTATCCTGAGGCACGGAAAAAACAACCCTTATGCAGACAAATTTGTTAAGTTTATACTTTCAGAGGAAGGAAAAAAGATCTTAAAAAAATATGGATATAGGGTAGATGAATAAAATCTCAGGTGAAATAGTTGAGATAAGCAGTAGTGAGAACATATCGTTGATAGCAGTTAATACAGGAAGTAGAATTTTATACTCTCTTGTTGTGGAAACACCTGAAACAGCTAAATATTTAAAAAT
Above is a genomic segment from Persephonella sp. containing:
- the modA gene encoding molybdate ABC transporter substrate-binding protein; the protein is LLNPLIKKIAIPDPKTAPYGREAKKALEKSGIYQKVRYKLVYGESVGQATQYIYKGLVDVGFTAKSVVFSPQMRNKGIWVEIDKSLYSPIKQGAVILRHGKNNPYADKFVKFILSEEGKKILKKYGYRVDE